A region of Arvicanthis niloticus isolate mArvNil1 chromosome 18, mArvNil1.pat.X, whole genome shotgun sequence DNA encodes the following proteins:
- the C18H16orf74 gene encoding uncharacterized protein C16orf74 homolog isoform X1: MPPEPPNCGDELGALPLRLCTGGGAGHPSPFHRTGDSQRMPKLSRVRGSAAGVGEAGREARPQGLWLSPGRAVGRSGPGGAALQVPGGGRSKRGCRESRPGHDPRGPRLQARRLVSLTATSVRAQRAPGSADTALRTMAKVAKIAKEEPEEAYLRPTASPYGITQDVRFPHRTQVSCLQPGA, encoded by the exons ATGCCACCTGAACCTCCCAACTGCGGCGACGAGCTGGGGGCGTTACCTCTGCGTCTCTGCACAGGAGGCGGAGCCGGGCACCCCTCTCCCTTCCACAGAACCGGGGACAGCCAGCGGATGCCCAAACTTTCCCGGGTGCGGGGATCCGcggctggggtgggggaggcgggCAGGGAGGCGCGGCCGCAGGGGTTGTGGCTGAGCCCTGGGCGGGCTGTGGGGCGGAGCGGCCCAGGCGGCGCCGCCCTCCAGGTGCCGGGCGGGGGCCGAAGCAAGCGCGGCTGCAGGGAGAGCAGGCCGGGCCATGACCCCCGGGGCCCACGGCTGCAGGCACGTCGCCTGGTGTCCCTCACGGCTACCAGCGTCCGCGCCCAGCGCGCCCCAGGAAGCG CTGATACCGCACTCAGGACTATGGCTAAAGTAGCCAAGATTGCAAAGGAGGAACCAGAAGAGGCCTATCTCAGGCCAACTGCAAGTCCATACGGCATCACACAGGATGTACGTTTCCCACACAGGACCCAGGTATCCTGCCTTCAGCCTGGAGCCTGA